Part of the Natronolimnobius sp. AArcel1 genome is shown below.
TGGACTTCAGCGTCACCCGATGTCTTGGACTCCGTTCGCTTGGCCGCGATGGCGTCGATCTCGTCGATGAAGATCACGGCAGGTTCGTGCTCGCGAGCGACCTTGAACAGGTCGCGAACGAGCTTTGCACCCTCACCGATGAACTTGTGGACAAGCTCGGAGCCGGCCATCTTGATGAACGTCGCGTTCGTCTGGTTCGCGACGGCCTTTGCGAGCATCGTCTTCCCTGTCCCCGGTGGTCCGTAGAGGAGCACGCCACTCGGTGGGTCGATCCCGACATCGTCAAACATCTCGGGGTTCTCGAGGGGCATCTCGACGGTTTCACGAACTTCCTGCATCTGCTCCTCGAGGCCGCCGATATCCTCGTAGCTCACTTCGGGACTCTCGGTGACTTCCATCACGCGAGCGCGCACGTCGGTGTCGCCCGAGAGGGTCTTGACGATCGACAGCGAGTTGTTGACTGCGACCCGCGCATCGGGCTCGATATCCTCGCGCATCTCGTCGGTGACCTCAGTTAGGGCCTCCTGATTGTTCCCGTGCTGTTTGATGATGACGCCTTCCTCCGTCAGTTCCTGGACGGTGGCAACGAACAGCGGCGACTGCTTGAGTTTCTTGTTCTCGTGGGTTAGTCGCTCGAGTTTCTGCTGGTATTTGTTGTTCTCGGCGTTCGCATCGAGGAGTTTGTCGCGCATCTCCTCGTTTTGCGACTCGAGGTCCTCCAGCCGGTCCTCGAGCGTCTGGATCTTCTCCTGTTGGGACGCCTCGTCCTCGTCGTATGGGAGGTCGACGTCGTCCACAGTATCGGTCATCATCGTTGCTTTGGGGGCTGGTTCATAAGAGGCTTCGGGTCGGGACACTCTCTCGCAATATATTACCACAATGCATGAGATGAAACAGAAAATATTATCAGCTTGTATTTGGTAGGGGAGAGTGATGAGCGCTTCAGAGTCGATCCGACAGGACGCCGACGATAGGGGTAGTTGGGATGATGTCCGCGAGTTGCCGCCGAGTGCGAAACTCGTC
Proteins encoded:
- a CDS encoding proteasome-activating nucleotidase, with the translated sequence MTDTVDDVDLPYDEDEASQQEKIQTLEDRLEDLESQNEEMRDKLLDANAENNKYQQKLERLTHENKKLKQSPLFVATVQELTEEGVIIKQHGNNQEALTEVTDEMREDIEPDARVAVNNSLSIVKTLSGDTDVRARVMEVTESPEVSYEDIGGLEEQMQEVRETVEMPLENPEMFDDVGIDPPSGVLLYGPPGTGKTMLAKAVANQTNATFIKMAGSELVHKFIGEGAKLVRDLFKVAREHEPAVIFIDEIDAIAAKRTESKTSGDAEVQRTMMQLLSEMDGFEDRGDIRIIAATNRFDMLDRAILRPGRFDRLIEVPKPNQEGREIIFEIHTRGMNVSDDVEFAELAEEASEASGADVKAICTEAGMFAIRDDRTEIQMDDFRNAWDKVQAESDETDEVSKTFA